Proteins encoded by one window of Streptomyces sp. ALI-76-A:
- a CDS encoding CDP-alcohol phosphatidyltransferase family protein, producing the protein MEVQETRVQTDRVLTIPNILSMARLAGVPLFLWLILRPEFGGPKSDGWALLVLALSGITDYLDGKLARRWNQISNLGRLLDPAADRLYILSTLVGLTWREILPLWLTAALLARELVLLVMVGILRRHGYPPPQVNFLGKAATFNLMYAFPLLLLSDGSGWISSLAAIFGWAFAGWGTTLYWWAGVLYVVQVRRLVRADATAD; encoded by the coding sequence GTGGAGGTCCAGGAGACCCGCGTCCAGACAGACCGGGTCCTCACCATCCCCAATATCCTCAGCATGGCGCGGCTCGCCGGCGTGCCGCTCTTCCTGTGGCTGATTCTCAGGCCTGAGTTCGGTGGTCCCAAGAGTGACGGCTGGGCACTGCTGGTGCTGGCCCTGAGCGGGATCACCGACTACCTGGACGGCAAGCTCGCCCGGCGCTGGAATCAGATCAGCAACCTCGGCCGGCTCCTGGACCCCGCTGCTGACCGGCTTTACATTCTCTCGACTCTGGTCGGCCTCACCTGGCGCGAGATTCTGCCGCTCTGGTTGACCGCTGCACTTCTGGCGCGTGAGCTGGTTCTCCTGGTGATGGTGGGCATCCTCAGGCGTCACGGCTATCCGCCTCCGCAGGTGAACTTCCTGGGCAAGGCCGCGACGTTCAACCTGATGTACGCCTTCCCACTGCTTCTGCTCAGTGACGGAAGTGGATGGATCTCGTCACTCGCTGCGATTTTCGGATGGGCGTTCGCCGGATGGGGTACAACGCTCTATTGGTGGGCAGGAGTCCTCTACGTGGTACAAGTCCGCCGCCTTGTCCGTGCGGACGCCACGGCCGACTGA
- a CDS encoding PTS glucose transporter subunit IIA, which translates to MTTVQSPLAGRAIGLAAVPDPVFSGAMVGPGTAIDPVREPSEAVAPVAGVIVSLHPHAFVVVDEQGHGVLTHLGIDTVQLNGEGFELLVNKGDTVARGQSVVRWNPVAVEAAGKSPVCPVVALEATAEALAELREDGDVKAGDSLFVWN; encoded by the coding sequence ATGACCACCGTGCAGTCCCCTCTTGCAGGACGCGCCATCGGACTGGCAGCAGTGCCGGATCCGGTCTTCTCCGGGGCCATGGTCGGCCCGGGGACGGCCATCGACCCCGTGCGTGAGCCCTCCGAGGCCGTGGCGCCCGTGGCCGGCGTCATCGTCTCGCTGCACCCGCACGCCTTCGTGGTGGTCGACGAGCAGGGACACGGTGTGCTCACACATCTCGGCATCGACACGGTTCAGCTCAACGGCGAGGGCTTCGAGCTGCTGGTGAACAAGGGCGACACCGTCGCTCGCGGTCAGAGCGTGGTGCGCTGGAACCCTGTCGCGGTCGAGGCCGCCGGCAAGTCCCCTGTCTGTCCGGTCGTGGCACTCGAAGCGACGGCCGAGGCTCTCGCCGAGCTCCGTGAGGACGGCGATGTGAAGGCGGGCGACAGTCTCTTCGTCTGGAACTGA
- the ptsP gene encoding phosphoenolpyruvate--protein phosphotransferase, producing the protein METTLRGVGVSHGVAIGEVRHMGTAVLEPPAKQNPDQDAEREQGRARKAVEAVAADLMARGNLAGGEAQAVLEAQAMMAQDPELMSDVERRIVVGSTAERAVYDAFAAYRALLAGAGEYLAGRVADLDDVRNRIVARLLGVPMPGVPDSDEPYVLIARDLAPADTALLDPALVLGFVTEEGGPTSHSAILARALGVPAVVALPGAGELAEGTMIAVDGSTGEIFVNPSEEKKARMAAQAAERKAALAASSGPGSTSDGHKVPLLANVGGPADVPAALEAGAEGVGLFRTEFLFLDDSKNAPSQDKQIEAYRQVLEAFPEGRVVVRVLDAGADKPLDFLTPGDEPNPALGVRGLRTLLDHPEVLRTQLTALAKAAEGLPVHLEVMAPMVADRADAKAFADACREAGLRAKFGAMVEIPSAALRARSILREVEFLSLGTNDLAQYTFAADRQVGAVSRLQDPWQPALLDLVALSAEAARAEGKSCGVCGEAASDPLLACVLTGLGVTSLSMGAASIPYVRASLAKYTLAQCERAAAAARATDSAEEARTAAQAVLSGE; encoded by the coding sequence ATGGAGACAACGCTGCGAGGCGTCGGCGTGAGCCACGGTGTGGCCATCGGCGAGGTTCGGCACATGGGAACGGCGGTTCTCGAACCGCCTGCCAAGCAGAACCCGGATCAGGACGCGGAACGTGAACAGGGGCGCGCCCGCAAGGCCGTGGAAGCCGTGGCGGCCGATCTGATGGCGCGCGGCAACCTGGCGGGGGGCGAGGCCCAGGCGGTGCTCGAGGCGCAGGCCATGATGGCCCAGGACCCCGAGCTGATGTCCGACGTGGAACGGCGCATCGTCGTGGGAAGCACCGCCGAGCGTGCGGTGTACGACGCCTTCGCCGCGTATCGCGCTCTGCTGGCCGGTGCCGGCGAGTACCTGGCCGGTCGGGTGGCTGACCTCGACGACGTGCGGAATCGTATCGTCGCTCGCTTGCTCGGGGTGCCCATGCCGGGTGTGCCGGACAGTGATGAGCCGTATGTCCTGATCGCGCGCGATCTTGCGCCGGCCGACACAGCGCTGCTGGACCCGGCTCTGGTGCTCGGTTTCGTCACCGAGGAAGGCGGGCCGACCAGCCACAGCGCGATTCTGGCGCGGGCGCTCGGTGTGCCGGCCGTGGTGGCGTTGCCCGGTGCCGGAGAGCTGGCCGAGGGCACGATGATCGCCGTGGACGGCAGCACCGGTGAGATCTTCGTGAACCCCAGCGAGGAGAAGAAGGCGCGGATGGCGGCCCAGGCCGCCGAGCGGAAGGCCGCGCTGGCGGCCTCGTCAGGGCCTGGTTCCACTTCCGATGGTCACAAGGTGCCGCTGCTGGCCAACGTCGGCGGGCCGGCCGACGTGCCGGCGGCCCTCGAGGCCGGTGCCGAGGGTGTGGGTCTGTTCCGTACCGAGTTCCTCTTCCTCGACGACAGCAAGAACGCTCCGTCGCAGGACAAGCAGATCGAGGCGTACCGGCAGGTTCTCGAGGCGTTCCCCGAGGGACGTGTCGTCGTGCGGGTGCTGGACGCGGGGGCGGACAAGCCGCTGGACTTCCTGACCCCGGGCGATGAGCCGAACCCGGCGCTGGGCGTGCGGGGTCTGCGGACCCTGCTCGACCACCCGGAGGTGCTGCGCACGCAGCTGACGGCTCTGGCCAAGGCGGCCGAGGGGCTTCCGGTCCACCTCGAGGTCATGGCTCCGATGGTGGCGGACCGCGCCGATGCCAAGGCGTTCGCCGACGCGTGCCGTGAGGCGGGGCTGCGGGCGAAGTTCGGCGCGATGGTGGAGATCCCGTCGGCCGCGCTGCGGGCGCGCTCGATCCTGCGGGAGGTGGAGTTCCTCTCGCTGGGGACCAACGATCTGGCGCAGTACACCTTCGCCGCGGACCGTCAGGTGGGCGCGGTGTCGCGTCTGCAGGATCCGTGGCAGCCCGCGCTGCTCGACCTGGTCGCGCTGTCCGCCGAGGCGGCGAGGGCCGAGGGCAAGAGCTGCGGGGTCTGCGGTGAGGCCGCGTCCGATCCGCTGCTGGCGTGTGTGCTGACCGGTCTGGGTGTCACCTCGCTTTCCATGGGAGCGGCATCGATTCCTTACGTCCGGGCGTCGCTGGCGAAGTACACGCTGGCGCAGTGCGAGCGGGCCGCGGCCGCGGCGCGGGCGACGGACAGTGCCGAGGAGGCGCGCACCGCTGCTCAGGCGGTGCTGTCCGGCGAGTAG
- a CDS encoding acetoacetate--CoA ligase — protein MSTVNPKPLWQPEPERIAQAQITGFQSWAADHHGAPAEGGYPALHRWSVDELDTFWKAVTEWFDVRFSTPCARVLGERSMPGAQWFPGATLNYAEHALRASATRADEPALLCVDETHEPRPVTWSELRRQVGSLAAELRALGVRPGDRVSGYLPNVPEAVVALLATAAVGGVWTSCAPDFGARSVLDRFQQVEPVVLFTVDGYRYGGKEHDRRDTVAELRRELPTLRAVVHIPLLGTEAPEGVLEWSALTSADTEPVFEQVPFDHPLWVLYSSGTTGLPKALVQSQGGILVEHLKQLGLHCDLGPQDRFFWYTSTGWMMWNFLVSGLLTGTTIVLYDGSPGYPDTGAQWRIAERTGATLYGTSAAYVMACRKAGVRPGRDFDLTRVTCVATTGSPLPPDGFRWLHDEVRDDLWIASVSGGTDVCSCFAGAVPTLPVYIGELQAPGLGTDLQSWDPSGRPLVDEVGELVVTNPMPSMPIHFWNDPDGSRYRASYFDTYPGVWRHGDWITVTSRGSVVIHGRSDSTLNRQGVRMGSADIYEAVERLPEIRESLVIGIEQPDGGYWMPLFVHLVPGAALDEALLDRIKRTIREHLSPRHVPDEVIEVPGIPHTLTGKRIEVPVKRLLQGTPLERAVNPGSIDNLDLLHFYEDLARRRA, from the coding sequence ATGTCGACCGTGAACCCCAAGCCGCTCTGGCAGCCCGAACCGGAACGCATCGCCCAGGCGCAGATCACCGGATTCCAGTCCTGGGCGGCCGACCACCACGGCGCCCCGGCCGAGGGCGGGTACCCCGCACTCCACCGCTGGTCCGTCGACGAGCTGGACACCTTCTGGAAAGCCGTCACGGAGTGGTTCGACGTACGGTTCTCGACCCCCTGCGCGCGCGTGCTCGGCGAACGCTCGATGCCCGGCGCCCAGTGGTTCCCCGGAGCGACCCTGAACTACGCCGAGCACGCCCTGCGCGCGAGCGCGACCCGCGCGGACGAACCGGCCCTGCTGTGCGTCGACGAGACCCATGAGCCCCGCCCCGTGACCTGGTCCGAGCTGCGCCGCCAGGTCGGCTCCCTGGCCGCCGAACTGCGTGCCCTCGGCGTACGCCCAGGAGACCGCGTCAGCGGCTACCTGCCGAACGTTCCCGAGGCCGTCGTCGCCCTGCTCGCCACGGCCGCCGTGGGCGGCGTCTGGACCTCCTGCGCCCCCGACTTCGGCGCCCGCAGCGTCCTGGACCGCTTCCAGCAGGTGGAACCGGTCGTCCTGTTCACCGTCGACGGCTACCGCTACGGCGGCAAGGAGCACGACCGGCGCGACACCGTGGCCGAACTCCGCCGCGAACTGCCCACCCTGCGCGCCGTCGTGCACATCCCCCTGCTCGGCACCGAGGCCCCCGAGGGCGTCCTGGAGTGGTCCGCCCTGACGAGCGCGGACACGGAACCCGTCTTCGAACAGGTGCCCTTCGACCATCCTCTGTGGGTGCTCTACTCGTCGGGCACGACGGGTCTCCCCAAGGCCCTCGTCCAGTCCCAGGGCGGCATCCTGGTCGAGCACCTGAAACAGCTCGGCCTGCACTGCGACCTGGGCCCTCAGGACCGTTTCTTCTGGTACACGTCCACCGGCTGGATGATGTGGAACTTCCTCGTCTCCGGCCTCCTCACGGGCACGACGATCGTCCTCTACGACGGCAGCCCCGGCTATCCGGACACCGGCGCCCAGTGGCGGATCGCCGAACGCACCGGAGCCACCCTCTACGGCACCTCCGCCGCCTACGTCATGGCCTGCCGCAAGGCCGGCGTGCGTCCCGGCCGCGACTTCGACCTCACCCGGGTGACGTGCGTCGCCACCACGGGATCGCCACTGCCGCCCGACGGTTTCCGCTGGCTGCACGACGAGGTCCGCGACGACCTGTGGATCGCGTCCGTCAGCGGCGGCACGGACGTGTGCTCCTGCTTCGCGGGGGCGGTACCGACGCTCCCGGTGTACATCGGCGAGCTCCAGGCACCCGGCCTGGGCACCGACCTGCAGTCATGGGACCCGAGCGGCCGACCCCTCGTCGACGAGGTCGGCGAACTCGTGGTCACCAACCCCATGCCGTCGATGCCGATCCACTTCTGGAACGACCCCGACGGCAGCCGCTACCGGGCCAGCTACTTCGACACGTACCCCGGAGTGTGGCGCCACGGCGACTGGATCACCGTCACCTCGCGCGGCTCGGTCGTCATCCACGGCCGCTCCGACTCGACACTGAACCGCCAGGGCGTGCGCATGGGGTCGGCCGACATCTACGAAGCGGTGGAACGCCTCCCCGAGATCAGGGAGTCCCTCGTCATCGGCATCGAGCAGCCCGACGGCGGCTACTGGATGCCCCTCTTCGTGCACCTCGTCCCCGGAGCCGCCCTCGACGAGGCCCTCCTGGACCGCATCAAGCGGACGATCCGCGAACATCTCTCACCCCGCCACGTCCCCGACGAGGTGATCGAGGTGCCCGGCATCCCGCACACCCTCACCGGCAAGCGCATCGAGGTCCCGGTCAAACGCCTCCTCCAGGGCACCCCCCTGGAGAGAGCGGTCAACCCCGGCTCCATCGACAACCTCGACCTGCTGCACTTCTACGAGGACCTGGCCCGCCGGCGCGCCTGA
- a CDS encoding TIM-barrel domain-containing protein, translated as MDGRDLVRSVKAVGSAGAAQGVRTVRAAWRRRRADADGLPPRGAERARVPGPVRDVEPAPGGGVIRFSRSELRIVVAVNGAVFWGWDGAAPEPSYALAGRCPEPDSRAVLEPDKEGGWRVVAERVTVSVSRHGAIEVCTPGGVSLRRDLPPRWWEPVGGGRARWMQRSEVAADARFFGLGGRASGPRLRDGTYRLWNTDPGRPFGPGDGPLSLTMPVQLVVADAATHLVFHDTSWDGTLTLREGEEGAGSGHDRSGMTELRMDGGPLRCWVVVGTPGRVLLTWASLTGPAALPPVWALGHQHARGFGGEQEVRRIVSGYAERELPLDAVHLDIDHHDGHRVFTVDTERFPKLPQLAEELRRDGIRLVSTVAPAVKAEPGDAVFDSGTAEDAFVRDASGRVVRGVSWPGEAVFPDFTHARVRQWWGRLYEERLSQGFSGFWHDMDEPTSFTAFGESTLPRSARHFLDGRGGDHREAHNVYALCMARAGYEGLCALAPQERPFVLSRSGWAGLQRYGGTWSGGIATGWPGLRASLSLVMGLGLCGVPYSGPDVGGFDGSPSPELYLRWFQLGAYLPLFRTRASARAGRREPWEFGAEVLEHARVALVERRRLLPYFVTLAHLARRTGAPYVRPLWWAAPEDRALRDCEDAFLLGDCLLVAPVLDPGTDRRAVQLPRGRWYDTATEQVHEGPGQVLVDAPLARVPVFVRAGAVVPVRGADGGLELEVWAPARGRTGGGLVVRDAGDGWDEPEIERYVARWQGRRVVVEREGEHGVSEPPHPVRVRGLGTG; from the coding sequence ATGGACGGTCGTGACCTGGTGCGCTCGGTGAAAGCGGTCGGTTCGGCGGGGGCGGCCCAGGGGGTGCGCACCGTGCGGGCCGCGTGGCGCAGGAGGCGTGCGGATGCCGACGGGCTGCCGCCGCGGGGCGCCGAGCGGGCCCGGGTGCCGGGACCGGTGCGGGACGTGGAGCCCGCTCCCGGGGGTGGTGTGATCCGGTTCAGCCGTTCCGAACTGCGGATCGTCGTCGCCGTGAACGGGGCTGTCTTCTGGGGCTGGGACGGGGCCGCGCCGGAGCCGTCGTACGCGCTCGCGGGCCGTTGTCCGGAGCCCGACTCCCGGGCGGTACTGGAGCCGGACAAGGAAGGCGGCTGGCGGGTGGTGGCCGAGCGCGTGACGGTCTCCGTCTCACGGCACGGAGCCATCGAGGTGTGTACGCCCGGAGGAGTGAGCCTGCGCCGGGATCTGCCGCCACGGTGGTGGGAGCCGGTCGGCGGCGGCCGGGCGCGCTGGATGCAGCGTTCGGAGGTGGCCGCGGACGCGCGGTTCTTCGGCCTGGGAGGACGGGCTTCGGGGCCGCGGCTGCGGGACGGGACGTACCGGCTGTGGAACACGGATCCCGGACGGCCCTTCGGCCCCGGTGACGGTCCGCTGTCCCTCACGATGCCGGTGCAGCTGGTGGTGGCCGACGCGGCCACGCACCTGGTGTTCCATGACACCTCGTGGGACGGCACGCTGACCCTGCGGGAGGGCGAGGAGGGCGCCGGGTCCGGGCACGACCGCTCCGGCATGACCGAGCTGCGCATGGACGGTGGTCCGCTGCGCTGTTGGGTGGTCGTGGGCACCCCCGGGCGTGTGCTGCTCACCTGGGCCTCCCTGACCGGGCCGGCCGCGCTGCCGCCCGTCTGGGCGCTCGGTCACCAGCACGCGCGGGGATTCGGCGGCGAGCAGGAGGTACGGCGGATCGTCTCGGGCTACGCGGAGCGGGAACTGCCGCTCGACGCCGTGCATCTGGACATCGACCACCACGACGGCCATCGGGTGTTCACGGTCGACACCGAGCGCTTCCCCAAGCTGCCCCAGCTCGCCGAGGAGCTGCGGCGGGACGGCATCCGGCTGGTGTCGACAGTCGCTCCGGCGGTCAAGGCCGAGCCGGGCGACGCCGTGTTCGACAGCGGGACGGCCGAGGACGCGTTCGTGCGGGACGCCTCGGGCCGGGTGGTACGGGGCGTCTCCTGGCCCGGCGAAGCCGTCTTCCCGGACTTCACGCACGCGCGCGTGCGCCAGTGGTGGGGCCGCCTCTACGAGGAGCGGCTCAGTCAGGGGTTCTCGGGCTTCTGGCACGACATGGACGAACCCACCTCGTTCACGGCGTTCGGGGAGTCGACGCTGCCGCGGTCGGCCCGGCACTTCCTGGACGGGCGCGGCGGGGACCATCGCGAGGCGCACAACGTGTACGCCCTGTGCATGGCCCGGGCCGGCTACGAGGGGCTGTGCGCACTGGCGCCCCAGGAGCGGCCCTTCGTCCTCTCGCGCTCCGGCTGGGCCGGCCTGCAGCGCTACGGCGGCACGTGGTCCGGTGGGATCGCCACGGGGTGGCCGGGGCTGCGGGCGTCACTCTCGCTGGTCATGGGCCTGGGTCTGTGCGGGGTGCCCTACTCGGGGCCGGACGTGGGCGGCTTCGACGGGAGCCCGTCACCGGAGCTGTATCTGCGCTGGTTCCAACTGGGCGCCTACCTTCCGCTGTTCCGCACGCGCGCGAGTGCGCGGGCGGGGCGCAGGGAGCCGTGGGAGTTCGGTGCCGAGGTGCTGGAGCACGCGCGCGTGGCGCTCGTCGAGCGGCGTCGGCTGCTGCCGTACTTCGTGACCCTGGCGCATCTGGCCCGGCGTACGGGGGCGCCCTATGTGCGGCCGCTGTGGTGGGCGGCGCCCGAGGACCGCGCGCTGCGCGACTGCGAGGACGCGTTCCTGCTGGGCGACTGCCTGCTGGTGGCGCCGGTGCTGGATCCGGGGACGGACCGGCGGGCGGTACAGCTGCCACGAGGGCGCTGGTACGACACGGCGACCGAGCAGGTCCACGAAGGGCCCGGGCAGGTTCTCGTGGACGCTCCCCTGGCACGCGTTCCGGTGTTCGTGCGCGCGGGTGCCGTTGTCCCGGTGCGGGGGGCGGACGGCGGGCTGGAACTGGAGGTCTGGGCCCCCGCCCGGGGGCGGACCGGGGGCGGACTGGTCGTGCGGGACGCGGGCGACGGCTGGGACGAACCGGAGATCGAGCGCTACGTCGCCCGCTGGCAGGGCCGACGGGTGGTCGTCGAGCGGGAGGGTGAGCACGGTGTGAGTGAGCCGCCCCACCCGGTCCGCGTACGGGGGCTCGGGACGGGCTGA
- a CDS encoding NUDIX domain-containing protein, with protein MSETQYSTPNSTPGSHCSSCGALYGEGVTGWPRTCPACHAVAYRNPLPVAVALQPVYDTQGAALVVITRTIAPARGGIALPGGYIDDREDWRQAVVRELKEETGIDAASRDVRLVDAMSSHDGHLLLFGGLPERPADGLPPSSATDETAGWHLLRRPEELAFPLHTLAVRAWFEGRYV; from the coding sequence GTGTCCGAAACTCAGTACTCCACCCCCAACTCCACGCCCGGCTCGCACTGTTCGAGTTGCGGAGCTCTCTACGGAGAGGGCGTCACCGGCTGGCCCCGCACGTGTCCGGCCTGCCACGCCGTGGCCTACCGCAATCCGCTCCCGGTCGCCGTGGCCCTCCAGCCCGTGTACGACACGCAGGGCGCCGCCCTGGTCGTCATCACGCGAACCATCGCCCCCGCGCGCGGGGGCATCGCGCTGCCCGGCGGTTACATCGACGACCGTGAGGACTGGCGGCAGGCGGTCGTCCGTGAACTCAAGGAAGAGACCGGCATCGACGCGGCGAGCCGCGACGTGCGGCTCGTCGACGCCATGAGCTCCCACGACGGACACCTGCTGCTCTTCGGGGGCCTTCCGGAGCGTCCCGCCGACGGCCTCCCGCCCTCCTCGGCCACCGACGAGACGGCGGGCTGGCACCTCCTGCGCAGGCCGGAGGAGCTCGCCTTCCCGCTGCACACCCTGGCCGTGCGGGCCTGGTTCGAGGGCCGGTACGTCTGA
- a CDS encoding M15 family metallopeptidase translates to MTRLSRSVRALVTAVAATLLAVTATSATAHAGTESKAPEDFVAVGAVDPTIIQEMRYITPHNFVGERVDGYRQPLCILTRPAAEALHQAQRQLLPQGYALKVYDCYRPQRAVDHFVRWAQDLDDQAMKGEFYPDVDKTRLFEDGYIAEKSGHSRGSTVDLTLVRLPASPTRPYVPGEPLVPCHAPRSERFPDNSVDMGTGFDCFDTLSHTLDPRVRGDQRANRLLLKGTLEGLGFVNLAEEWWHYTYKPEPYPDTYFDFPVSAKSLTNRP, encoded by the coding sequence ATGACACGACTCTCCCGTTCGGTACGCGCTCTGGTCACCGCGGTCGCCGCCACCCTGCTGGCCGTCACCGCCACCTCCGCCACCGCACACGCCGGCACCGAGTCCAAGGCGCCGGAGGACTTCGTGGCCGTGGGAGCCGTGGACCCGACGATCATCCAGGAGATGCGCTACATCACCCCGCACAACTTCGTCGGGGAGCGCGTCGACGGTTACCGGCAGCCCCTCTGCATCCTGACCAGGCCCGCCGCGGAAGCACTCCACCAGGCGCAGCGGCAGCTCCTGCCCCAGGGGTACGCCCTCAAGGTCTACGACTGCTACCGGCCGCAGCGAGCGGTCGACCACTTCGTCCGCTGGGCCCAGGACCTCGACGACCAGGCCATGAAGGGTGAGTTCTACCCGGACGTCGACAAGACCCGTCTGTTCGAGGACGGTTACATCGCCGAGAAGTCCGGCCACAGCCGCGGCTCGACCGTGGACCTCACCCTGGTCCGGCTCCCGGCGAGCCCGACCAGGCCGTACGTTCCCGGAGAGCCCCTGGTTCCCTGTCACGCCCCCAGGAGCGAGCGTTTCCCCGACAACTCCGTCGACATGGGCACCGGGTTCGACTGCTTCGACACCCTCTCCCACACCCTCGACCCGCGCGTGCGGGGCGACCAGCGCGCCAACCGCCTGCTCCTGAAGGGCACCTTGGAAGGCCTGGGCTTCGTCAACCTCGCCGAGGAGTGGTGGCACTACACCTACAAGCCCGAGCCCTACCCGGACACCTACTTCGACTTCCCGGTGTCCGCGAAGTCGCTGACCAACCGCCCCTGA
- a CDS encoding zinc ribbon domain-containing protein produces MVTGWFTGDGEDFRLLGTRCRACASVFFPREDIHCRNPGCAGGPLEEVPLSRRGRVWSYTDARYRPPSPYVTDPELPWEPYALIAVELAAERMVVLGQAVPGVTVADLTVGMEVEAVPGVLHEDAERTWTTWQWRPTGVTA; encoded by the coding sequence GTGGTCACCGGGTGGTTCACCGGCGACGGGGAGGACTTCCGGCTCCTCGGTACCCGCTGCCGCGCCTGCGCCTCGGTGTTCTTTCCCCGCGAGGACATCCACTGCCGCAATCCCGGGTGCGCCGGCGGTCCCCTGGAGGAGGTGCCGCTGTCGCGTCGCGGGCGCGTCTGGTCGTACACGGACGCCCGCTACCGGCCTCCGTCACCCTATGTGACCGACCCGGAACTTCCGTGGGAGCCGTACGCGTTGATCGCTGTGGAGCTGGCGGCAGAGCGGATGGTGGTCCTGGGACAGGCCGTGCCGGGGGTCACCGTCGCCGATCTGACGGTGGGCATGGAGGTGGAGGCCGTGCCCGGCGTGCTCCATGAGGACGCGGAGCGGACCTGGACGACCTGGCAGTGGCGGCCGACGGGGGTGACGGCATGA
- a CDS encoding lipid-transfer protein codes for MTGEVAVLGAGMHPWGKWGRGFVEYGVVAARAALADAGLDWRDIGSVVGADTVRGGYPGYVAGATFAKALGWQGARVTSVYAACASGAQAVDTARAQILSGRVDVVLVVGADAAPKGFFRPAGGERPEDPDWLRFRVLGATNPTYFGLYARRRMAVHGDSPEDFAQVKVKNAAMGALNPYARYRKRVTAEEVAASAVVADPLRLLDICATSDGGAAVVLSSMEFAHRHGVAEPVRIRAVSTVTPRYPNTVLDLPDIATDSAVAVEPATETFRTSLTRAAYEEAGVGPEDLSLAEVYDLSTALELQWYEDLGLCGEGEGVKLLREGATAPGGRIPVNTSGGLASFGEAVPAQAIAQVCELTWQLRGVAGDRQVEGARAGITANQGLFGHGSAVIAVR; via the coding sequence ATGACGGGAGAGGTGGCGGTGCTCGGCGCGGGCATGCACCCATGGGGCAAGTGGGGGCGTGGCTTCGTCGAGTACGGCGTGGTGGCGGCCCGGGCGGCGCTCGCGGACGCCGGGCTGGACTGGCGGGACATCGGCTCCGTGGTCGGCGCGGACACCGTGCGCGGCGGCTATCCGGGATACGTCGCCGGGGCGACGTTCGCCAAGGCGCTGGGCTGGCAGGGCGCGCGGGTCACGAGTGTGTACGCGGCGTGCGCGTCGGGGGCGCAGGCCGTCGACACCGCGCGCGCGCAGATCCTGTCGGGCCGTGTCGACGTGGTGCTCGTGGTCGGGGCCGACGCCGCCCCGAAGGGCTTCTTCCGCCCGGCCGGCGGAGAACGCCCCGAGGACCCGGACTGGCTGCGCTTCCGGGTGCTGGGCGCGACCAACCCGACGTACTTCGGGCTGTACGCGCGTCGGCGGATGGCGGTGCACGGGGACAGCCCGGAGGACTTCGCGCAGGTCAAGGTCAAGAACGCCGCCATGGGCGCGCTGAATCCGTACGCGCGCTACCGCAAGCGGGTCACCGCCGAGGAGGTCGCCGCCTCCGCCGTGGTCGCTGATCCGCTGCGGCTGCTCGACATCTGCGCGACCTCGGACGGCGGGGCGGCCGTGGTGCTGTCGAGCATGGAGTTCGCGCACAGGCACGGGGTGGCCGAGCCGGTGCGGATCCGGGCCGTGTCCACGGTGACGCCGCGGTATCCGAACACGGTGCTGGACCTGCCGGACATCGCGACGGACTCCGCGGTGGCGGTCGAGCCGGCCACCGAGACGTTCCGGACGTCCCTCACGCGAGCGGCCTACGAGGAGGCCGGCGTCGGACCCGAGGATCTCTCCCTCGCCGAGGTGTACGACCTGTCCACCGCTCTGGAGTTGCAGTGGTACGAGGACCTGGGGCTGTGCGGGGAGGGCGAGGGGGTGAAGCTGCTGCGGGAGGGCGCGACGGCCCCGGGCGGGCGCATACCCGTCAACACCAGCGGGGGGCTCGCCTCCTTCGGAGAGGCCGTCCCGGCCCAGGCCATCGCCCAGGTGTGCGAGCTGACCTGGCAGCTGAGGGGGGTCGCGGGCGACCGGCAGGTCGAGGGCGCACGCGCGGGGATCACGGCGAACCAAGGGCTGTTCGGGCACGGCTCGGCGGTGATCGCCGTGCGGTGA